DNA from Bacteroidota bacterium:
ATACTTTGATGATATAACGGATATTGATACTGTTGAGAATGATATAACAGAATTAGCCGCACGTTGGCTTAATGGCGAAGAATATTTTGAATTTAAAACATCAGGTTCCACAGGTACTGCAAAAAATATTATACTAACGCGTGAGCAAATTATTGCCTCTATTAATCATACCGCATCGGTTATTGATTATATACCTAATCAAAATTGTTTGCTGTGCCTAAGTCCGCTGCAAATAGGCGGAGCGATGGTATTGCTGCGTGCATTGCACTTAGGTTTGAATGTATATATATGCCTGCCGCAAGTGGCAAGTATTCTCTATTTTTTAAATCAAGATTATGATATTCATCATGCTTCATTTGTATCATTGCAAATGGAAAAAATTATTGCTGCCGGGTTTCGTAATAGACTTGAAAGTATAAATTATATTTTTGTGGGTGGTGGGGCAATTGGCAAAAAGTTAGAAGAAGTATTATATACATTTACAAACAAAGTGTACCAAACTTATGGCATGACTGAGACTTGTTCAAACATAGCTTTACGAAGATTGAGCCGAGGGAATACTGGAGAATATTATACAGTTTTTAATGGAATTGATATAGAAACAGACGAACGAGATTGTTTGAAAATAAAGGGTGATATAAGTAATAATATTTGGCTACAATCAAATGATATAGTAGAATTAAAAAGCAATAATCTGCTCAAATTTTTGGGCCGTGCTGATTTTATTATTAACAGTGGCGGAATTAAAATAAATCCAGAATTAGTAGAACAAAAACTCGCCGAACAATTGCCCAATCGTAATTATATCATATCGTCCAAACCTGATGATACACTAGGGGAGAAGTTAGTATTAATAATAGAAGGTGAGGAGAAAATCAATATAGATTTTGAATCGTTTGCTCCTTTTGAAAAACCAAAAGAAGTATTGTATATAATAGAATTTCCAAGAACTGATAGCGGGAAAGTGGATAGGATGAAGTTGAGAAATATATAGTACATCATTGCGAAGAATGAAGCTTCGCCAATGCTAATCTTAGAACTAAACAAGATTGCCAAGCGGAAACAGCTCGCATTGACTCACATTATACTATATCATGAAAAGAAGCACTTACATATTTATCGCATTAATCACTTTAGTAATTGGATTAGCCTCCAGAAAATTCGGCAATTACCTACCCGATTTTTTGCAGAAGTATTTAGGCGATGCTATTTGGGCAATGATGATTTACTGGTGCTTTAGATTTGCATTATATAATAAATCTTTATTTTATTCCGCAATATCTGCGTGGGTATTATCTGTTCTCATTGAGTTCTTAGAATTATATAAAGCACCTTGGATAAAATCCATTCGAGCAACAGCAATAGGCGGCTTGATACTCGGTTATGATTTTGCGTGGAGCGATATACTTTGTTATACAGTTGGGATTGCTCTTGGCTTTTGTTCCGATAAATTGTTGTCAGGTGTTCAGAAGCGTCGGAACACCTGACAACACGTACTTCTAAAAAAAAATTTCTCCTTTATAAAAATAAGTTTTACCTTAGCCCCTTCAAATCAAATCAATACAACATGAAAAAATTCTACAATTCCATTAAAGTATTTGTATTTATAGCATTATTTTTTGCATCATTTGCTAGTAATGCACAATATTGCACTGCCGTTCATTCCAATAACTGTGCTGCAACAGGTATCATTACCAAAGTACATATAGCGGGCA
Protein-coding regions in this window:
- a CDS encoding DUF2809 domain-containing protein; the protein is MKRSTYIFIALITLVIGLASRKFGNYLPDFLQKYLGDAIWAMMIYWCFRFALYNKSLFYSAISAWVLSVLIEFLELYKAPWIKSIRATAIGGLILGYDFAWSDILCYTVGIALGFCSDKLLSGVQKRRNT
- a CDS encoding AMP-binding protein, which codes for MAEKNYIYFYPGHQKIYFDDITDIDTVENDITELAARWLNGEEYFEFKTSGSTGTAKNIILTREQIIASINHTASVIDYIPNQNCLLCLSPLQIGGAMVLLRALHLGLNVYICLPQVASILYFLNQDYDIHHASFVSLQMEKIIAAGFRNRLESINYIFVGGGAIGKKLEEVLYTFTNKVYQTYGMTETCSNIALRRLSRGNTGEYYTVFNGIDIETDERDCLKIKGDISNNIWLQSNDIVELKSNNLLKFLGRADFIINSGGIKINPELVEQKLAEQLPNRNYIISSKPDDTLGEKLVLIIEGEEKINIDFESFAPFEKPKEVLYIIEFPRTDSGKVDRMKLRNI